A single genomic interval of Oncorhynchus gorbuscha isolate QuinsamMale2020 ecotype Even-year linkage group LG25, OgorEven_v1.0, whole genome shotgun sequence harbors:
- the LOC124013980 gene encoding LOW QUALITY PROTEIN: T-complex protein 11-like protein 2 (The sequence of the model RefSeq protein was modified relative to this genomic sequence to represent the inferred CDS: inserted 1 base in 1 codon) yields MPGTDERPTSMSTTGSEDASSDAESSSDRCNSITSASDFDCSRQSFTSDCSSSKHSSPSSSPPKTITLDDVMSSARDLSNLTLAHEIIVNRDFHVEQPHLPQNSLEKQVKDIVHKAFWDSLESELNDDPPEYEHAIKLLEEIREILLSFLSPGANRLRTQILEVLDMDLIRQQADKEAVDIQGLASYIVTIMGKLCAPVRDDEVKKLCENPDNVVSMFKEIFRVLDLMKMDMVNFTIQSLRPDLQRQSVEYERAKFQSIVEKTPSALDHTTEWIKSSLEEVLFSMPTVEQPNGHGKAGKALPSPLLVFNSGFIRILTWDYHKSPLPETLMTDEXRLRELQRRLQLLKAVASVLLIVYSAIGGPISGLPALAERLKRMASVLLEGMHRPDFNLSEALGNVSGQICCELNKSLTERNYPALPPELQVTLKGQITSITQENNPIRSLVEGRVQQYLRVLLATPNSHVNPPPTPGGLALIQPELTSLAVTFVSLVNFNKQVYSPFYMMILKTLLFSNAAPPPAATAPQDPSIQNPVNSN; encoded by the exons ATGCCTGGGACTGACGAGCGGCCCACCTCCATGTCCACCACTGGCAGCGAGGACGCCAGCAGCGACGCCGAGTCGTCGTCGGACCGCTGTAACAGCATCACGTCTGCCAGCGACTTTGACTGCTCCCGCCAAAGCTTCACCAGTGACTGCTCCAGCAGCAAGCACAGCTCGCCCTCCT CTAGCCCTCCCAAAACTATAACGCTGGATGATGTCATGTCTTCTGCCCGGGACCTGTCCAACCTGACCCTGGCCCACGAGATCATCGTCAACCGTGATTTTCATGTGGAGCAGCCCCACCTACCTCAGAACAG TTTGGAGAAGCAAGTCAAAGATATAGTTCACAAGGCGTTCTGGGATAGCCTGGAGTCTGAGCTGAATGATGACCCACCAGAGTATGAGCACGCCATCAAACTGCTGGAGGAGATCAGAGAG ATCCTGCTGTCGTTCCTGAGCCCGGGAGCCAATCGGCTGCGGACACAGATCCTGGAGGTGCTGGACATGGATCTGATTCGCCAGCAGGCGGACAAGGAAGCAGTGGACATACAGGGCCTGGCCTCTTACATCGTCACCATCATGGGCAAGCTGTGCGCCCCGGTCCGTGACGACGAGGTCAAGAAGCTCTGCGAGAACCCCGACAACGTTGTATCAATGTTCAA GGAGATCTTCCGGGTGCTGGACCTGATGAAGATGGACATGGTGAACTTTACCATCCAGAGCCTGCGGCCCGATCTGCAGAGGCAGTCAGTGGAGTATGAGAGGGCCAAGTTCCAGAGCATCGTGGAGAAGACTCCCA GTGCATTGGACCATACCACTGAGTGGATCAAGTCCTCTCTGGAGGAAGTGCTTTTCTCCATGCCAACTGTGGAGCAGCCCAACGGCCATGGGAAGGCGGGGAAAGCCCTGCCAAGTCCCCTCCTGGTCTTCAACAGTGGATTCATCCGCATCCTCACCTGGGACTACCACAAGAGCCCACTGCCTGAG ACCCTGATGACAGACG TACGTCTGCGGGAGCTCCAGCGGAGGCTCCAGTTGCTAAAGGCCGTGGCCTCCGTGCTGCTCATTGTCTACAGCGCCATCGGAGGGCCCATCTCGGGGCTGCCCGCACTGGCCGAGCGTCTCAAGAGGATGGCCAGCGTGCTCCTGGAGGGCATGCACAGACC GGACTTTAACCTGTCAGAGGCGCTGGGGAACGTCAGTGGTCAGATCTGCTGTGAGCTCAACAAGTCCCTGACTGAGAGGAACTACCCAGCCTTGCCCCCAGAACTCCAGGTCACACTCAAGGGCCAGATCACCAGCATCACCCAGGAAAACAACCCTATCCGCAGTCTTGTGG AGGGAAGGGTCCAGCAGTACCTCCGGGTGCTCCTCGCCACGCCCAACTCTCACGTGAATCCGCCCCCGACGCCCGGAGGCCTGGCCCTGATCCAACCGGAGCTCACCTCCTTGGCGGTCACCTTTGTAAGCCTGGTCAACTTCAACAAGCAGGTCTACAGCCCCTTCTACATGATGATCCTCAAGACCCTGCTCTTCAGTAATGCGGCGCCTCCACCGGCAGCCACCGCACCTCAGGACCCCAGCATACAGAACCCTGTGAACTCCAACTAG